The Chryseobacterium sp. JV274 sequence TCAGCAGAACGGGCAGACTTTCTACTGGCTTAATGAATACTTTACCCCTTCAAGAATTCCGACGGAACAACCGGAATATACAAAGCATTAAGAAATTCATTTTTATAATATCAAAAAGCAGGAGTACATACTTCTGCTTTTTTTGTGTTCAAAAACCGGAAGCGAAAAGTTGAAGTGTATTAACCTTAAACCTTAAACCTTGAATTTTGAATCCAAAACTCACAGCAAAGCGAATTGGTCATCCATTATTTACCAGTAATTTCTCAATTATTTCTCTTTATAGTGCAAAACTGTTTTTTATCTTAAAAATGGGATTTAATTTAAAATGCTGTATGGGTGGGTGTTGCGATGTAGTGTTTAAATCTATTGTCGTAGAATTACGACAAGAAATCGTAGAACTACTACAATTTCTCAGATTTATATTGAAAAGTTTTTTTTAGCGAAAAAGAGCCTCTATATTTGCTAAACAATCACTGAATCACAAAATATTACTAACGATTAAAATTTACTAATCATGGCCGAAAGAAATTCAAGAGGAATCTTAAAATTCAACAACGGTGAAGGACAGAAGTTGTTAAAAATGAATTACAGCGTATCCAGATCTACAGACGTATCAGGACGTGTAGCATCAGATCCTTCTAATGCACTGATCAAAGTCACAGTAGAGGCTACTGAAAAATCTGATATTCTTGAAAGTTTATTAAATGGTAAATACAAACCTACAGTGGGAGAGATTACATTCAATAAATCTCACGAAGAAGGAACATTGATTACTTTGAACTGGCAGAACGGATATGTAATTCAACACCAGGTTGATTTTGATGCAATAGACAGCAATAGCATGCTTATCAGCTTTGTAATCAGTGCAGAAACCATTGACTATGGTACTTCTCAGTACGCTGGACTATGGCCGTCAAGCTAAAATTTACACACATTATCAACATTCATAAGAAAAAAGACTGTCCCTATTTAAGGCGGTCTTTTTTTGCCTGAATGAAAAACTTATACCAGGAAATATTACTTCATAACCTATTTATATAGTGTCTGTTATATAAAATAGTGTTATCTTTAATACAAAACACAAACACAAGCATATGAAAACCGAATCAAAGACAAAAGGATCTTCCTTCCGTCCGTCACAAAATGCAGACGGAATATCCGAGAATCATCATGCAGGAATCAATCGGCTGGTTAAATTATCACTGGTTGTGGAAGGTAAAATTATTAAGTACTACAAACATTTCACTCTTAAACAAAAAGCTAGCCACCACCACGAATTCAGTCTTACCCTTGCCCATGACGCATTG is a genomic window containing:
- the tssD gene encoding type VI secretion system tube protein TssD; amino-acid sequence: MAERNSRGILKFNNGEGQKLLKMNYSVSRSTDVSGRVASDPSNALIKVTVEATEKSDILESLLNGKYKPTVGEITFNKSHEEGTLITLNWQNGYVIQHQVDFDAIDSNSMLISFVISAETIDYGTSQYAGLWPSS